A section of the Deinococcus taeanensis genome encodes:
- a CDS encoding S1C family serine protease: MRASPWLPVLLLLALAAYLLPDLRLPQPRVTVTPEPQPQVQRPALPNDLPAATRTLFEKARPATVRVETVNTERNTGGIGTGFFISAGGQVLTAYHVVSGGQLFQVSTLSGRTYPAQVVAFDASADVALLQVRARSSFPHLNLTSRAPRVGETVLAIGNSGGDFLQPRRGQLLRLNAEAGRADFPQGTLEMNAPLAPGDSGGPIIDGNGQAIGVISYISLDGSGQKRRSYAVPVVEGNDLLAALRSGQKRDVPVVGLIFDAIHSDQTNPPGAIVSEVARRSPAERAGLRGSTFDETGALSGLGDVILRVNGERTRNADEVITAIRRAKIGDSVTLTYLRGGQERQAKITLVPRASVPDLQE; encoded by the coding sequence GTGCGCGCCTCGCCCTGGCTTCCCGTCCTGCTGCTGCTCGCGCTGGCCGCCTACCTGCTGCCGGATCTGCGCCTGCCCCAGCCCCGCGTCACCGTGACGCCCGAGCCTCAACCCCAGGTGCAGCGCCCCGCCCTGCCCAACGACCTGCCCGCCGCCACCCGCACCCTGTTCGAGAAGGCGCGCCCCGCCACCGTCCGCGTCGAAACCGTGAACACCGAGCGCAACACCGGCGGCATCGGCACCGGGTTCTTCATCAGTGCCGGCGGGCAGGTGCTCACTGCTTACCACGTGGTCAGTGGCGGACAGCTGTTTCAGGTCAGCACGCTGTCCGGCCGCACCTACCCCGCGCAGGTCGTGGCCTTCGACGCGTCCGCCGACGTGGCCCTGCTGCAGGTCCGCGCCCGGTCCAGCTTCCCGCACCTGAACCTCACCTCCCGCGCTCCCCGCGTGGGGGAGACAGTGCTGGCCATTGGCAACAGCGGCGGCGACTTCCTGCAGCCCCGCCGGGGCCAGCTGCTGCGCCTGAACGCCGAGGCGGGCCGCGCAGATTTCCCGCAGGGCACGCTGGAGATGAACGCCCCCCTCGCCCCCGGTGACAGCGGCGGCCCCATCATTGACGGAAACGGGCAGGCCATCGGCGTGATCAGTTACATCAGCCTGGACGGCAGCGGCCAGAAGCGCCGCAGCTACGCCGTGCCGGTCGTGGAAGGCAACGACCTGCTCGCCGCCCTGCGCAGCGGCCAGAAACGTGACGTGCCGGTCGTGGGCCTGATCTTCGACGCGATTCACAGCGACCAGACCAACCCGCCCGGCGCGATCGTCAGTGAGGTCGCGCGCCGCAGCCCCGCCGAACGTGCCGGGCTGCGCGGCAGCACCTTCGACGAGACCGGCGCCCTCAGCGGGCTGGGCGACGTGATCCTGCGGGTGAACGGCGAGCGGACCCGCAACGCCGACGAGGTCATCACGGCCATCCGCCGCGCGAAAATCGGGGACAGCGTCACCCTCACCTACCTGCGCGGCGGGCAGGAACGGCAGGCGAAGATCACCCTGGTGCCGCGCGCGAGCGTCCCGGACCTTCAGGAATAA